Part of the Methylorubrum populi genome is shown below.
GCGATGGATCTCTCGTCGTCCGAACGGCCCTCCCCCGATCCGCGCCCCGATAGCCCGGAGCCGGAGAGCGCGGCGCTTCCCCCGCCGCGGACCTCCTCCACCGCCGGCTGGCTCGGCGCCCTCGCCCGCACGGCGCGGATCGACGCGCAGCCGGAGCGCATCTTCCCCCTCGTCCTCGACGCGATCGCCGATGAGCGTGGGTCGGCTCCGGCCCTGATCGGCCGTGACGAGACCCTGAGCCACAGCGAACTGGCCGAGCGCCGCAACCGCTACGCCCGCTGGGCCCTGGCCCGCGGGCTCGCCAAGGGCGACACCGTCGCCCTGCTGATGCGGAATTGTCCGGATTATCTCGCGGTCTGGCTCGGGCTGACCCGCGTCGGCGTCTGCGTCGCGCTGCTCAACACCAACCTGCGCGGCGCGGGCCTCGCCCATTGCATCGCCGTCGCCGCGCCCCGGCTCGTCATCGTCGCCGCCGACCCTGCCGAGGCCTTGGAGGGTGCCCTGCCCCACCTCGCCGAGAGGCCGGAGATCGTGTGGCAGGGGGGCGATGCGGACGGCACCCTCGCGGCGGCCTCGGCGGCGTTCTCCGGTGCGCCGCTCGGCCCCGACGAGGCGCCCTCCGTCACTCTGCGCGACCCGGCGCTCCTGATCTACACCTCCGGCACCACCGGTCTGCCCAAGGCCGCGCGGGTGAGCCACCACCGGGTGATGATGTGGACCCACTGGTTCGCCGGCCTGATCGACCCGACGCCGGAGGACCGGATGTACGATTGCCTGCCGCTCTACCACAGCGTCGGCGGCGTGGTGGCGCCGGGCTCGGTGCTGCTCGGCGGCGGCTCCGTCGTCCTCCGCGAAAAGTTCTCCGCCAGCCGGTTCTGGGCCGACGTGGCCGAGACCGGCGCGACCCTGTTCCAGTATATCGGCGAGCTGTGCCGCTACTTGACGCTGGCTGCCCCCGATCCGGTCGAGGCCCGGCACCGCCTGCGGCTCTGCACCGGCAACGGGATGCGGCCGGAGGTCTGGGAGGCGTTCCAGGCCCGCTTCGGCATCCCCCGCATCCTCGAATTCTACGCCGCGACCGAGGGCACGCTCTCGCTCTACAATGTCGAGGGCCGGATCGGCGCGGTCGGGCGCGTGCCCTCCTTCATGGCGAGGCGCTCGCCGGCCCTGATCGTGCGCCACGATCCGGCGACGGGCCTGCCCGCCCGCGATTCAGCGGGGCGCTGCATCCCCGCCGCGTCCGGCGAGGCGGGCGAGCTGCTCGGCCGGCTCTCGGACAAGGCGGAATACACCTTCGAGGGCTATACCAGCGCTGCCGAGAGCGCGCGCAAGGTGCTGCGCGACGTGGTCGAGCCCGGCGATGCCTGGATGCGCACCGGCGACCTGATGCGCCGCGACGCGCAGGGCTTCTTCTACTTCGTCGACCGACTCGGCGACACCTTCCGCTGGAAGGGCGAGAACGTCGCCACCACGGAGGTCGCCGACGCGCTCCACCGCGTCGCGGGCGTGCGCGAGGCCAATGTCTACGGCGTCGCCGTGCCGGGCGCCGAGGGCCGGGCGGGCATGGCGGCGCTCGCGGTCGGGCCCGATTTCGATCTCGCGCAGCTTCACGCGGAGATGGAGAGCCGGCTGCCGGCCTATGCCCGGCCGCTGTTCCTGCGCCTGAGCGACGAACTCGGCCACACCGAGACCTTCAAGCAGAAGAAGGGCGCGCTGGCCGAGGACGGCTTCGACCCGGACCGCACCGACGACCCGCTCTACATCGACCGCGACGGCGCCTACCGCCGGATCGATCGAGCGCTCTACGTGCAGATTACTGGCGGAACGCTGCGTCTGTAGCGCGCATCGATCCAAATTTCGAAAGGACGAGTCCTTTCGCGGGTCCAGGCCAGAGCCCTGGTTGAAGGGAAGCCGGGGCGCTGCCCCGGCACCCCGCCAAAGGGATGATCCCTTCGGGGTCCCGCATTCAGGCCGGCTGCAGCCTGCCGAGCGGCACAGGCCGTGCCCGGCCTCACCCGGCGCGATGCTGATCATCGGGCAGACGACAAGGCCGAGCTGCAGGCTGACGGTGAGCAGCACCGCGATCCAGGCTGTCGAGAACAGGCCGAACGCCTCCAGACCCAGGCTATGCGCGAGCATGATGGTGGTGGCGAGGCTGCACGCATTCCTGGCGATCCGTGGCGCGGTGCCTGTCCTGATCATGATCCGCGGACCGGCTCAGGATGCTTCGCTTCCGAAAGCAGTTCTCGCCGCTCTTCCGAGTGAAGTGGACTTCGAGGGGCATCTGTGTTCATGGATTTCGGCCTCGAACTGTCCTGCTCGCTGGGGAAATTTGGTCATGGAATGGGTTTTCGTGGCCGCCGTAATCCTCCTGCTGATCTGGATCGTCGTCACCTACAACGGGCTCGTCGCCCTCCGTCAGCGCACGGCACAGGCCTTCGGCGACATTGATGTCCAGTTGAAGCAGCGCCACGATCTCGTTCCGAACCTTGTCGAGACCGTGCGTGGATACGCCACTCACGAGAAGGGCACGCTCGATGCGGTGATCCAAGCGCGCAACGCCGCCGCGGCGGCCCGCGGCCCCGATCAGGTGGCGCATAGCGAGGGGGCGCTGCAGGCTTCGCTCGGACGTCTGGTCGCCCTGGGCGAAGCCTATCCCGACCTCAAGGCGAACACGAATTTCCTCACGCTTCAGGGGCAGCTCGCGGAGATCGAGGATAAGCTCGCGGCGGCCCGGCGCTTCTTCAACAACGCGGTCGCAGAGTACAACGCCGCCATCGCGGCGGTGCCCGCCGTCCTCTTCGCGGCCCCCCTGGGCTTCATGCCCAGGCCGTTCTTCGACGTCGGCGAGGGCGCGCGCCCGTCGCTCGATGTCCCGCCCCGGGTCGCGTTCTGAGTGCGCCTCCGGCCTCGCGATGCTGCCCGCCTACGGCCTCTACACCCACATCCGCGCGAACGAGGTCCGGTCCCGCACCCTCCTCCTCGGCCTGTTCGTCCTCAATCTCGTGCTGGCCTACGGCGTGGCCCTCGTCGTGCGGGCGATGCAGGCCGCCCTGCCGGTTGGAACGGTCTCCGGCTTCGGCGCCTATCTGCGCGCGGCGATGCATGACCTTGTCTGGGTCGGGCCGCTGGCCGTCGCCGGAACCGTCCTCTGGCTCTTCGTCGCCTTTCACGCTCACCAAGCCCTCGTTTCCGGCGTGGTCGGCGCCCGCCTGCTGGCGCGGCCGGAGGCGCCCGGCCTGCATCGCCTGCTCGAAGACCTGTGCATCTCGCGGGGCATCACCGTCCCGGCGCTGCAGATCGTGGACGATTCCGCGCTGAACGCCTACGCCACGGGCCTCAACCCGCAGCAATACGCGATCACGGTGACGACCGGCCTCATGGCAGCGCTCGATGCCCGGGAGATGCGGGCGGTGCTTGCCCATGAATTGACCCATATCCGCAACGACGACGTGCGGACGATGATGCTGGCCGTCGTGATCGCGGGCCTCTACGCCTTCGTGGCGGAGGGGATGGCCCGGGCCGACCTGATGCGCGCGCCAGCGCAGGGCGACGGCAAGAGGACGGGCGCCGTCCCGGCGATGCTCCTCGGTGCGGCGCTGATCGTGCTCGCCTGGGTCCTGTCCCAGGCGATCCGCTTCGCCCTCTCGCGCAGCCGCGAATACGTCGCGGATGCCGGAGCGGTGGAATTGACCAAGGATCCGGACGCGCTGATCTCGGCGCTTCTCAAGATCTCCGGGCGCGGCGATCTGGTGCGCGCACCCTCCGGGGTCATGGAACTCTGCTTCGACAATCCGCGCTCGGGTTTTCTCGACCTGCTGGCGACCCATCCCCCGGTCGAGGACCGGATCGGTGCGATCATGCGCTACGCCGGCGGACGGATGCCGTGGGGAGCCTGAGCGCAAACGAGATCCGGTCCATCGATCGCTGCAAGGCGGGTTCGAGCTGCTCCCGAACACCGCGCGGGCCCGCCGATACGGGCTCCGCTGCGATCGACCATGGTCTGAATCAGGGCGTTCTCACCATCTCGAGCGGCTTGCCGCCCTCCCTCTTGGCAAAGCTCTCGGGTCCCGACGGTTCAAGGCTCAGGGACGTTTCCGGCTTGCCGTAGAGCATCAGCGTGAAGTCCTCGACGCGGACCGAGTCGAGCTTGAGCCGCGCGATGGCGGGATCGCAGGGCGTGCCGGTCTTGAGCGTCAGTTCGGTCTCGCCGTCCTTCGGCGACCGCGCGAGGGTGAGCGGGCACAGACTCGGTCCGCCGGGGCGGCGAAGCACCCACGATCCAACGAGGGCGGGGGCGTAGGGCGCGCGCTCGACGCCGGGCTTGGTCCGGACCATGAAGTGGACCGGCGGCGCCTCGAACGACGTCTTCATGATCGTGGTCTCGTCCTCCCCGAATTCGAGGAGCATTTTGCCGTCCGGGGCGAAGAGGCGGATGCCGGACTGGTAGTCCCAGGCGCTCGCCCGTGCCACGGCCGGCAGGCGCGCGGCGCAGGCCTCGGCGGGGGTCGCCCGCCACAGCTTGCCCGCAGGCTCGGCCGACAGCGTCACGCGGCATCCCGGCCGGCCATCATCGGTGGCGATGAGCCACTCGCCGACGCTGTCCTTGATGAAGGAGGGGGTGGGAGCGGCTCCGGCCCCGGAGCTTGATGCGAGCAGGAGGATCGCGGCGAGGAGCCGGTCGCGCATGAGAGGCCTGTCAGTTCTGCTTGACCAGTTCGACGCGCCGGTTCTTGGCGCGGCCTTCCTCGGTCTCGTTGCTCGCCAGTGGCGCGGCCATGCCGACTCCCTGCGCCGCCATGCGGCCTGCCGGGATGCCTGCACTCGTCAGAGCGGCGACGACCGCCTGGGCGCGGCGGCGCGAGAGATCGAGATTGTAGTCGATCCCCGCTTGGTTATCGGTGTGCCCGACCACGAGAACCTTCGTCGCGGGGGCGCCGCGCAGAAAGCTCACCAGTTCCGCGAGTTGCGGCCGGCTCTCCGGCTTGATGTCGGCCTTCGCCGTGTCGAACTGGATGGCGTAGAGCGCGACGCGGCCCTCCTGCGCGAGCCCCTGCCCCATCGCGCTGGCGGCGGTCGTTTCCATCCGCTGTTCGCGCTTGGCGGTCTCCACCGTGACGACCAGGGTCACCAGCCGGCCGACCCAGGCCTTGCAGTTCGAGCCGGCGGACACGTCGCCGACGGTCCAGGCCAGCACCGCCGCCTTCCCGCCCGCCTTGGGCAGGTCGAGCAGGGTGTAGCGCTGGCCGGAGCGGTCCTCCTGCAGCACGCACTCGGTCCACGGCCCGGCGATCATGTCGTAGGGATAGAGCATGTGGATGATGCCGGTCTTGCTGCCGCCGGAGCGCGCCGCCTTCACGGCCGAGCCGCCGCACGCGTCGCCGCTGCACTCGAACAGCACGCTGCCGCCCGCATCCTTGACCGCCTGCTGATAGCCTCGCACGACCTCGAGGGCCGAGCGGCCTTCCGGCTGCAGATAGCTCATCCGCGTGAGCCGTCCCTCGACGGTCAGGGGCTCCGGGGGCAGGTAGACGTCGTTGTTGTGAGCGTCCACCTTGTCGGATTGCCGCTCCAGCGGTGCGTTCGGAAGACGGATCTCGTCGAAGGCGCTGTCCCGGCTCTCCAGCAGGATCCCGCCGGCATAGCGGGGCAGGACCGATGCATCGCGCGCGCCGGGGGCATCGCCGGGCGGGATCGCGCCCGCCTTGAGCGGCGGCGAGGCTGGCCGCGCCGGCGGCGGCCCCGCCGCCATCAGCAGCAGCGCGGCGCATGCGAACAGGCGCTTCATCGTATCCTCGTCGTCAGTCCGGCCGTGGCGTATACTGACTTCGCTGCGATTCGACAAATCAATGCTGCGAGCGGCGACGCGGAATAAGATTGATCATTGAGGTAGAATTTTTTTATTTGAATAAATATTCCGGCATATTTCATAAATTTCAAGTATTTTGCGGCAAAATGCCCTTTGTGGATGTGACGTTTTGATCTGAATTTTTTAAATTTCTGTATTCAATCGCTTATAAGATTAAAATCGATCAGATGGGAAGGTTCGCGTCGATTGAGCGCGGGATCGAATGCCGGTTTCGGCCGCTCGACGCCGCGCGTTGATCGATGGCGGTGCCGAGCTGAGCCATGCTGCTCGACCGTCGCAGGTTCACGGCTCCGGCGGCGCGCCCGGATTCTTCTCGGTGCGGTCGCGATGGGCAGCGGCGCGGGCGAGCAGCAGCATCGTCACCGGCGTCGTGAGCGTGATGAACAGGCCGATCAGCGTATCGCGGAGGACGATGTGACCCTCGACGAACGAGAGCAGCAGCATCGAGCCGGCCAGGATGAGGAAGGCGCCCAGCGTCGCTCCGAGCGTCGGGGCATGGACGCGCTCGTAGAAGGACTTCAGGCGGATCAGCCCCAGCGCCCCGGTCAGCGAGAAGCCGGCGCCGCCGACCGCCAGCACCACGACGATCCAGGCTACCCAGGCGGGCAGGTCGGGACCGTTCATTGGATCACCTCGCCCTGCATCAGGAACTTGGCCAGCGCTACCGTGGCGGTGAAGCCGATCATGCCGAGGATCAGTGCTGCCTCGAAATAGAGCCCGCTGCCGGTGCGCATGCCGTGGACGACGATCGCCAGCATGCCGTTGAGGTAGAGCGTGTCGAGGCCGAGGATGCGGTCCTGGGCGCGGGGGCCGCGCAGCATCCGCCACGCGGCGAGCGCCATCGCCAGCACCAGCATGCCTTGGGCGAGGCCGAGGCCCCAGTCGAGGACGGCGGCGGCGCTCACGCGAAGATCTCCATCAGTGGACGCTCGTAGCGGTCCTTGACGCGGCGGACCCAGCCCTCGCTGTCGGTGTCGTCGAGGAGGTGCATGAGCAGGCGCCCGGTATGGGAATCGTACTGGACCCAGAGGGTGCCGGGCGTGGCGGTCAGAATGATCGACAGCACCGACAGGCCGAAGGACGACCGCATGTCGAGGGGGACCGAGACGAAGCCGGTGCGCCGCTCGCCGCGGTGCAGGCCGAGGATGATGCTGGCGACGTCGAGGTTGGAGCGCAGCATGTCGTAGAGCACGGTGAACAGCAGCCGGACGGCGAGGCCGGGTCGGCGGACCCGGACCGGCGCGGGGCGCAGCGCCCGCATCACCGCGGGCACGGTCAGCCCGATCAGGAGCGCGAGCACGATGTTGCCCGGGCTCGGAGGCGCGTTCAGCACCAGCCACATCAGGGTGAGGCCGGCGGAAAGGAAGGGATGGGGCAGCACGGTGCTCACGATCCCGCTCCCGCCTTGCTTCGAGCGGCATCCTTG
Proteins encoded:
- a CDS encoding AprI/Inh family metalloprotease inhibitor encodes the protein MRDRLLAAILLLASSSGAGAAPTPSFIKDSVGEWLIATDDGRPGCRVTLSAEPAGKLWRATPAEACAARLPAVARASAWDYQSGIRLFAPDGKMLLEFGEDETTIMKTSFEAPPVHFMVRTKPGVERAPYAPALVGSWVLRRPGGPSLCPLTLARSPKDGETELTLKTGTPCDPAIARLKLDSVRVEDFTLMLYGKPETSLSLEPSGPESFAKREGGKPLEMVRTP
- a CDS encoding OmpA family protein, which translates into the protein MKRLFACAALLLMAAGPPPARPASPPLKAGAIPPGDAPGARDASVLPRYAGGILLESRDSAFDEIRLPNAPLERQSDKVDAHNNDVYLPPEPLTVEGRLTRMSYLQPEGRSALEVVRGYQQAVKDAGGSVLFECSGDACGGSAVKAARSGGSKTGIIHMLYPYDMIAGPWTECVLQEDRSGQRYTLLDLPKAGGKAAVLAWTVGDVSAGSNCKAWVGRLVTLVVTVETAKREQRMETTAASAMGQGLAQEGRVALYAIQFDTAKADIKPESRPQLAELVSFLRGAPATKVLVVGHTDNQAGIDYNLDLSRRRAQAVVAALTSAGIPAGRMAAQGVGMAAPLASNETEEGRAKNRRVELVKQN
- a CDS encoding LemA family protein; translated protein: MEWVFVAAVILLLIWIVVTYNGLVALRQRTAQAFGDIDVQLKQRHDLVPNLVETVRGYATHEKGTLDAVIQARNAAAAARGPDQVAHSEGALQASLGRLVALGEAYPDLKANTNFLTLQGQLAEIEDKLAAARRFFNNAVAEYNAAIAAVPAVLFAAPLGFMPRPFFDVGEGARPSLDVPPRVAF
- a CDS encoding K+/H+ antiporter subunit F, coding for MSAAAVLDWGLGLAQGMLVLAMALAAWRMLRGPRAQDRILGLDTLYLNGMLAIVVHGMRTGSGLYFEAALILGMIGFTATVALAKFLMQGEVIQ
- a CDS encoding M48 family metallopeptidase — translated: MLPAYGLYTHIRANEVRSRTLLLGLFVLNLVLAYGVALVVRAMQAALPVGTVSGFGAYLRAAMHDLVWVGPLAVAGTVLWLFVAFHAHQALVSGVVGARLLARPEAPGLHRLLEDLCISRGITVPALQIVDDSALNAYATGLNPQQYAITVTTGLMAALDAREMRAVLAHELTHIRNDDVRTMMLAVVIAGLYAFVAEGMARADLMRAPAQGDGKRTGAVPAMLLGAALIVLAWVLSQAIRFALSRSREYVADAGAVELTKDPDALISALLKISGRGDLVRAPSGVMELCFDNPRSGFLDLLATHPPVEDRIGAIMRYAGGRMPWGA
- a CDS encoding long-chain-acyl-CoA synthetase, which encodes MDLSSSERPSPDPRPDSPEPESAALPPPRTSSTAGWLGALARTARIDAQPERIFPLVLDAIADERGSAPALIGRDETLSHSELAERRNRYARWALARGLAKGDTVALLMRNCPDYLAVWLGLTRVGVCVALLNTNLRGAGLAHCIAVAAPRLVIVAADPAEALEGALPHLAERPEIVWQGGDADGTLAAASAAFSGAPLGPDEAPSVTLRDPALLIYTSGTTGLPKAARVSHHRVMMWTHWFAGLIDPTPEDRMYDCLPLYHSVGGVVAPGSVLLGGGSVVLREKFSASRFWADVAETGATLFQYIGELCRYLTLAAPDPVEARHRLRLCTGNGMRPEVWEAFQARFGIPRILEFYAATEGTLSLYNVEGRIGAVGRVPSFMARRSPALIVRHDPATGLPARDSAGRCIPAASGEAGELLGRLSDKAEYTFEGYTSAAESARKVLRDVVEPGDAWMRTGDLMRRDAQGFFYFVDRLGDTFRWKGENVATTEVADALHRVAGVREANVYGVAVPGAEGRAGMAALAVGPDFDLAQLHAEMESRLPAYARPLFLRLSDELGHTETFKQKKGALAEDGFDPDRTDDPLYIDRDGAYRRIDRALYVQITGGTLRL
- a CDS encoding Na+/H+ antiporter subunit E: MSTVLPHPFLSAGLTLMWLVLNAPPSPGNIVLALLIGLTVPAVMRALRPAPVRVRRPGLAVRLLFTVLYDMLRSNLDVASIILGLHRGERRTGFVSVPLDMRSSFGLSVLSIILTATPGTLWVQYDSHTGRLLMHLLDDTDSEGWVRRVKDRYERPLMEIFA
- the mnhG gene encoding monovalent cation/H(+) antiporter subunit G, coding for MNGPDLPAWVAWIVVVLAVGGAGFSLTGALGLIRLKSFYERVHAPTLGATLGAFLILAGSMLLLSFVEGHIVLRDTLIGLFITLTTPVTMLLLARAAAHRDRTEKNPGAPPEP